In a single window of the candidate division WWE3 bacterium genome:
- the ileS gene encoding isoleucine--tRNA ligase has protein sequence MFKELSTNEKISDRDARLIQFWQENKIFEKSVSERSADNSYVFYDGPPFISGLPHYGHLLGSIAKDIIPRYWTMKGKRVERVWGWDAHGLTVENKVQKEQGIKNRRDIEKFGVKKFVDACYEYTSRISSEWGWYIDRIGRWVDMEHAYKTTDQTYMESTIWAFKQLYDKGLIYEGLRTSLFCPTCGTPVSNFEVGLDDSYKDVEDPAVTIEFPITSEGPFKGSVILAWTTTPWTLPSNEALVIDPEAIYVEFEGQTEGSRFIVAKPRLESVNAGDTYKVIREFKGRDLLGLTYEPPFRFFKTSDNAYKVYEFSGMVNMEDGTGIVHSAPGFGIIDTEMGRHFGLSLMQTINDDGKFAAGDNGANPYEGLFYKAADKLIMEDLAKPELNRLFKSARITHRFPYHDRCDTLLIQRAQHSWFVNVSGLKEAMLKNNQDINWVPEHIKAGRFALGIEQAPDWCISRNRFWGTPMPVWESADGDRIVVSSINEIEELSGQKVVDLHRPAIDDIVLHKDGKDYKRRSEVLDSWFEAGSMPYAQFHYPFENKKKFEKNYPGDYIVEYIAQTRAWFFFMHTLSTALFGSNSFKNAICTGVMAGSDGRKMSKSYNNYADPKGVIEKYGGDALRLYLMNSPLMIGENANFDEQGLKTKANNVINPLINSLKYFVTYANLNNWSPTSHVSSEDVLDQWITARLNQTTSVVASNIESYTVPAAVEAVETFVDDLSRWYVRRSRSRISSGDNAALSTLYNVLLTFSKVAAPIIPFVSEEIYLALRENNSEESVHLCSFPICIESDESEIINKMRDTREIVSKALSLRTEKKINVRQPLRLLEVKTKYNNYYKEIIMEEVNVKDVTSSQIDEDIKLDIVITPELKVEGDARALTRELQDLRKEAGLTPADTVVADFADTLENKLAVEKFGEEIKNKVRAVALTPGALTKVVKTT, from the coding sequence ATGTTTAAAGAGCTTTCTACAAACGAAAAAATCTCAGATCGCGACGCTCGTTTAATCCAATTTTGGCAGGAAAATAAAATATTTGAGAAATCTGTTTCGGAGCGTTCGGCCGATAATTCCTACGTCTTTTATGATGGTCCGCCTTTCATTTCGGGACTACCGCACTACGGTCACTTACTCGGTTCAATAGCTAAAGACATTATTCCCCGATATTGGACTATGAAAGGTAAAAGAGTTGAACGTGTTTGGGGTTGGGATGCTCACGGCTTAACGGTAGAAAATAAGGTTCAAAAAGAGCAGGGAATTAAGAATCGCCGCGATATTGAAAAGTTTGGGGTTAAAAAGTTTGTTGACGCTTGTTATGAATACACTTCCCGCATTTCTTCAGAGTGGGGTTGGTATATTGATAGGATCGGCCGCTGGGTTGACATGGAGCACGCCTATAAAACGACTGATCAGACTTACATGGAAAGTACTATCTGGGCCTTTAAGCAGTTGTATGATAAAGGCCTAATTTACGAAGGCTTACGGACGTCATTATTTTGCCCAACTTGTGGAACGCCTGTCTCTAACTTTGAAGTGGGGCTTGATGACTCCTATAAAGACGTAGAAGATCCGGCGGTGACTATCGAATTCCCAATTACTTCCGAAGGACCCTTTAAGGGATCTGTCATTTTGGCTTGGACGACTACACCGTGGACATTGCCTTCTAATGAAGCCTTGGTCATTGATCCGGAAGCTATCTACGTCGAATTTGAGGGTCAGACTGAGGGTAGCAGGTTTATTGTCGCCAAACCACGACTCGAATCTGTAAATGCTGGTGATACTTATAAAGTGATAAGAGAGTTTAAAGGCCGGGATCTTTTGGGTCTTACTTACGAACCACCGTTCCGTTTCTTTAAAACTTCAGATAACGCCTATAAAGTCTACGAATTTTCGGGGATGGTGAACATGGAAGATGGCACTGGAATCGTCCACAGCGCTCCGGGCTTTGGAATAATTGATACCGAAATGGGCCGTCACTTTGGGTTGTCTTTGATGCAGACTATCAATGACGATGGTAAATTTGCGGCTGGTGATAATGGGGCGAATCCTTACGAAGGTCTTTTCTATAAAGCGGCGGATAAGCTAATCATGGAGGATCTTGCTAAACCAGAACTCAACCGTCTTTTCAAGAGTGCGCGAATTACCCACCGTTTTCCTTATCACGATCGTTGTGACACTTTGCTTATCCAACGAGCTCAGCATTCCTGGTTTGTTAATGTTTCCGGACTAAAAGAGGCAATGCTTAAAAATAATCAGGATATCAACTGGGTTCCGGAGCATATTAAAGCCGGCCGTTTTGCATTGGGAATTGAGCAGGCGCCAGATTGGTGCATTTCACGAAATCGCTTTTGGGGCACCCCGATGCCAGTGTGGGAGTCTGCGGATGGCGATCGGATTGTTGTCTCATCTATTAACGAAATCGAAGAGTTGTCCGGTCAAAAGGTAGTTGATCTGCACCGTCCAGCTATTGACGACATTGTGCTTCACAAAGACGGCAAAGATTATAAACGTCGCTCGGAAGTCCTGGATTCTTGGTTTGAAGCCGGTTCCATGCCGTACGCCCAGTTCCACTATCCCTTTGAGAATAAAAAGAAGTTCGAAAAGAATTATCCCGGCGATTATATCGTTGAATATATTGCTCAAACTCGAGCTTGGTTCTTCTTCATGCACACTCTCTCGACGGCCCTGTTTGGCAGTAATTCTTTTAAAAACGCGATTTGCACCGGGGTGATGGCTGGCAGTGACGGTCGCAAGATGAGCAAGTCGTACAATAATTACGCTGACCCTAAAGGAGTTATAGAAAAATACGGTGGTGACGCCCTTCGTCTCTATTTAATGAACTCGCCGCTTATGATTGGCGAGAACGCTAATTTTGATGAACAAGGCCTTAAAACAAAGGCAAATAATGTCATCAACCCGCTTATCAACTCTCTCAAATACTTTGTGACCTACGCCAATCTAAATAATTGGAGTCCGACGTCGCACGTTTCGTCTGAGGACGTTTTAGATCAGTGGATTACGGCTCGTCTTAATCAAACAACTAGCGTAGTGGCTAGTAATATTGAGTCTTACACTGTGCCAGCAGCCGTTGAAGCCGTCGAAACCTTTGTTGATGATCTGTCACGTTGGTATGTTCGCCGTTCCCGCAGTCGAATTTCTAGTGGTGACAATGCGGCTCTTTCGACACTTTACAATGTACTCTTAACTTTTTCTAAAGTCGCAGCGCCGATAATTCCATTTGTATCCGAAGAGATTTATTTAGCACTTCGCGAGAATAATTCTGAGGAATCGGTTCATCTTTGTAGTTTTCCAATATGTATTGAAAGTGACGAGTCAGAGATTATAAATAAAATGCGAGATACTCGGGAAATTGTTTCGAAAGCCCTGTCACTGCGGACAGAAAAGAAGATAAATGTTCGTCAGCCATTACGTTTACTCGAAGTAAAAACTAAATACAACAATTATTATAAAGAAATAATTATGGAAGAGGTAAATGTGAAAGATGTGACATCGTCCCAAATCGACGAGGACATTAAACTCGACATTGTAATCACGCCTGAATTAAAGGTTGAAGGTGATGCTCGAGCTTTAACTCGTGAGCTGCAAGATTTGCGGAAAGAGGCGGGGTTAACACCAGCTGACACCGTCGTCGCTGATTTCGCGGATACCCTAGAGAATAAGCTAGCAGTCGAGAAATTTGGTGAAGAGATTAAAAATAAGGTGCGGGCAGTGGCTTTAACGCCTGGCGCCTTGACAAAAGTCGTCAAGACAACGTAG
- the rplU gene encoding 50S ribosomal protein L21: MDFAIIRFNGKQHTVTNGDVFKVQRTNASVKPEVLLWSADGKVEIGTPTLTGHEVKIEILEDKLDKKVNVSRFKAKSRERKHKGFRQPISAVKISI; encoded by the coding sequence ATGGATTTTGCAATTATTCGTTTCAATGGGAAACAGCACACCGTCACTAATGGCGATGTGTTCAAGGTACAGCGAACTAACGCTTCGGTGAAGCCGGAAGTTCTGCTTTGGTCCGCGGACGGTAAAGTAGAAATCGGTACCCCCACTTTAACTGGTCATGAAGTTAAAATTGAGATTTTGGAAGATAAATTAGATAAAAAGGTAAATGTTAGTCGGTTTAAAGCCAAGTCTCGCGAGCGTAAGCACAAAGGATTTCGGCAGCCGATTAGCGCCGTTAAGATTAGCATTTAA
- a CDS encoding 50S ribosomal protein L27, producing the protein MAHTKAGGSKARQRSNISGHRLGVKLYGGEVVKTGQIIIRQVGMKYRPGENVSKGRDFTLFALKDGTVVFSQDVLKRPVVSVQ; encoded by the coding sequence ATGGCTCATACTAAAGCTGGGGGCAGTAAAGCTCGTCAACGTAGCAATATATCCGGTCACCGCTTAGGAGTGAAGCTTTACGGTGGGGAAGTGGTTAAGACCGGTCAAATCATCATTCGCCAAGTGGGGATGAAGTACCGCCCGGGAGAAAACGTCTCCAAAGGTCGCGACTTCACCCTCTTCGCCCTCAAAGACGGTACCGTTGTCTTTTCCCAAGACGTCCTCAAACGCCCAGTCGTTTCGGTCCAATAG
- a CDS encoding ATP-binding protein — protein sequence MTFQRKIYPQLLAHLKSPLVTVLTGMRRTGKTTLVKELLTDSKNKNSLYLDLQRPDIRELFQQKNYEAIYEAFIAQGLSKDKQMIVAIDEIQLAPDSPSAIKYLVDHHNIKFIVTGSSSYYLKNLFSESLAGRKKIFELSTLDFGEFLIFKGVKFSGTAWQKKPFNKIEYDRLNSYYEEYIHFGGFPQVVLASSESEKKDLLLDIMSSYVNIDIRSLADFADERNLYSLAKLLAGRVGSRIEYSTLSRLVGLSRPTVSNYISFFEKTYLISTIPVFTKSVDREIVKTRKLYFCDTGLANSLAELSGGAQFENTVFNQLSKIGTLQYYALKTGNEIDFILNSKLALETKETPTKSDLPTLSRLTENSGLTNCRLIGRHHSPRFTDYIWGGSILG from the coding sequence ATGACTTTTCAAAGAAAAATCTACCCTCAACTTTTAGCTCACTTAAAGTCACCGCTGGTAACTGTACTTACCGGCATGCGTCGGACAGGGAAGACGACGTTGGTTAAAGAGCTACTTACTGATAGTAAAAATAAAAACTCACTTTATCTTGATTTACAGAGGCCGGACATTCGAGAATTATTTCAACAAAAAAATTACGAAGCTATTTACGAGGCTTTTATTGCCCAAGGTCTGTCAAAAGACAAACAAATGATAGTGGCCATAGACGAGATCCAACTCGCCCCCGATAGCCCCAGCGCCATAAAATATCTGGTCGACCACCACAATATTAAATTTATCGTTACCGGATCCAGCTCTTACTATCTCAAGAATCTTTTCTCGGAGTCACTAGCCGGTCGTAAGAAAATTTTTGAATTATCAACTCTAGATTTTGGCGAATTCTTAATATTTAAGGGTGTAAAATTTTCTGGAACTGCTTGGCAAAAGAAGCCGTTTAATAAAATAGAATACGACCGTCTGAATTCTTACTATGAAGAGTATATCCACTTTGGAGGCTTCCCCCAAGTGGTCCTAGCGTCGTCGGAAAGTGAGAAGAAGGATCTGCTCCTCGACATTATGTCATCGTACGTCAACATTGACATCCGCTCTCTGGCAGATTTTGCCGATGAGCGAAATCTTTATTCGCTAGCCAAGCTACTCGCGGGCCGGGTTGGCAGCCGCATCGAGTACAGTACTCTATCGAGACTAGTTGGCCTTTCCAGACCTACTGTTAGTAATTACATCTCGTTTTTTGAAAAGACTTATCTGATTAGCACTATTCCAGTCTTTACAAAGAGCGTTGACAGAGAAATTGTTAAAACTCGAAAACTTTATTTTTGCGATACTGGCCTAGCCAACAGTTTAGCCGAGCTTTCCGGCGGTGCTCAGTTTGAAAATACGGTCTTTAATCAACTGTCAAAAATCGGAACCTTGCAGTACTACGCCTTAAAAACCGGTAATGAAATTGACTTTATCTTAAATAGCAAGTTAGCCCTGGAAACCAAAGAAACGCCAACTAAAAGCGATCTGCCAACACTTTCGCGATTAACTGAAAACTCAGGACTGACAAATTGTAGATTAATTGGCCGCCACCACTCACCACGCTTCACTGACTATATTTGGGGCGGATCAATTTTGGGATAA
- the lepB gene encoding signal peptidase I: MTELVHNIGSLLLDVLEIIVISLTIFVISYIFVFQTHQVIGDSMLPNFTDKEYVLTDKLTYLLFRKPVRGEVVIIKYPKAPEYEYIKRVIGLPGDTLKISDGKVFIKEASGWVQMPEPYIPKEVITFGRAFLPNETPYTVPADNYLVFGDNREVSSDSREWGLVDMKFMVGRAMLRLWPPSSKGLVINDPTYSLN; this comes from the coding sequence ATGACCGAATTGGTTCACAATATTGGTAGTTTACTGCTTGATGTGCTTGAAATAATCGTCATTTCCCTCACTATTTTTGTAATCTCCTACATTTTCGTCTTCCAGACACATCAAGTAATTGGCGATTCCATGCTCCCCAATTTTACTGACAAAGAATACGTTCTTACAGACAAACTGACCTACTTGCTTTTTAGAAAGCCGGTGCGCGGTGAGGTAGTCATTATTAAATACCCCAAAGCGCCAGAGTATGAGTACATAAAAAGAGTGATTGGGCTACCTGGTGACACTCTTAAAATTAGTGACGGAAAAGTTTTTATAAAAGAGGCATCCGGTTGGGTCCAGATGCCAGAGCCTTATATTCCTAAAGAAGTAATTACTTTTGGCAGGGCCTTCTTACCAAACGAAACTCCCTACACTGTTCCCGCCGACAATTATTTGGTCTTTGGAGATAATCGCGAAGTGAGCAGCGATAGCCGCGAATGGGGACTAGTCGACATGAAGTTCATGGTAGGCAGAGCAATGCTTCGTCTCTGGCCGCCATCAAGCAAAGGCCTCGTCATTAATGATCCTACCTACAGCCTAAATTAG
- a CDS encoding ASCH domain-containing protein: MNTFDMKLNPEAFQEILNRLKTQEIRLNDEKRRLIKPGDRIRFTCGDEVLEVAVINLTIASNFVELFEKVCPKLAGWSSDTTPEQAASDMRKYYSEDDEKKWGVLAIEIKLVE, encoded by the coding sequence ATGAACACTTTCGACATGAAACTAAACCCCGAAGCGTTTCAGGAAATCCTGAACAGGCTAAAGACACAAGAGATTAGATTAAATGATGAGAAGAGGAGATTAATAAAACCGGGAGACCGCATTCGATTTACCTGTGGTGACGAGGTTCTAGAGGTAGCCGTTATCAATTTAACAATCGCCAGCAACTTCGTCGAGTTATTTGAGAAAGTTTGTCCAAAGCTTGCTGGTTGGTCAAGTGACACGACACCAGAACAAGCTGCCAGTGATATGCGTAAATATTATTCGGAGGACGACGAAAAGAAGTGGGGTGTATTGGCAATTGAAATTAAGTTGGTTGAATAA
- a CDS encoding NYN domain-containing protein: MSLPKTYAFIDASNLFYGGEKSLGWKIDYLKLLKYLKDKYNVSQIYYFGGVETYEYKHDYLRHYTVPLTDLEKDLVGFIKKEGKHLDEAKLLLISKHLQRIRFYLKLQKFGYKLFLKPVKTYHSDDGSTQRKANCDVEMAFYLMKEKDDYKRVLVLSGDGDFLPVLKYLREQKKEVIILARGPRTAREIRQFAGSNFRDFVRLENEIKFERK; this comes from the coding sequence ATGTCCCTTCCAAAAACTTACGCTTTCATTGATGCATCAAACTTGTTTTACGGAGGTGAGAAGAGTTTGGGTTGGAAAATAGACTATCTAAAGTTATTAAAATATCTGAAAGATAAATACAATGTTTCACAGATTTATTATTTTGGTGGTGTTGAGACATACGAATATAAACACGATTATTTAAGGCACTATACAGTTCCCTTGACTGACTTAGAAAAAGATTTAGTCGGTTTTATAAAAAAGGAAGGAAAACATTTAGATGAAGCAAAGCTACTTCTGATCTCAAAACATCTTCAAAGGATTAGATTTTATCTAAAGCTCCAAAAATTTGGCTATAAATTGTTTCTAAAACCGGTTAAAACATACCATAGTGATGATGGTTCTACTCAACGAAAAGCCAATTGTGACGTAGAAATGGCCTTTTATTTGATGAAAGAGAAAGATGATTATAAAAGAGTTTTAGTGTTATCGGGTGATGGTGATTTTCTACCAGTTCTTAAATACCTGCGAGAGCAGAAGAAGGAGGTAATTATTTTGGCTCGTGGGCCTCGGACTGCCCGTGAAATCCGCCAATTTGCCGGTAGTAACTTTAGGGATTTTGTGAGATTAGAAAATGAAATAAAGTTTGAGAGAAAATAA
- the tgt gene encoding tRNA guanosine(34) transglycosylase Tgt, with protein sequence MAYLKNAQVNGKEMIFPTFFPDATRAVVRSCDSLDLLSSHVEGLIVNTYHLMTEPGTSVLEEAGGVKKFMNWPGFIISDSGGFQLLSMIYKNKSLGTISDNGVVFHQSSSGQKKKYEFTPEKSIQVQFAIGADIMICLDDCPSAKAKPDEVKLSVDRTLAWARRCKDEFERQLELHHFTADKRPLLFGVVQGAHDKKERERCAEGLIEIGFDGYGFGGWPLDELHEVNFEILEFTASLMPDDKPKYALGLGSPSDIARLVGFGYQIFDCVLPTRDARHERLYVFKTDPAGQNLLENPDCTKYVQIGREEYFRDRQPISEFCDCVACQNYSKSYIQHLFRLEEFTAGRLATIHNLRTYTKLIENLRRVV encoded by the coding sequence ATGGCTTACTTAAAAAACGCACAAGTGAATGGTAAAGAAATGATTTTTCCGACGTTTTTTCCGGACGCCACGCGGGCGGTGGTGCGGAGTTGTGATTCCCTTGATCTTTTATCATCTCATGTTGAAGGCTTGATTGTTAACACTTACCACCTTATGACGGAGCCGGGGACGTCGGTTTTAGAGGAAGCCGGTGGGGTCAAAAAGTTCATGAACTGGCCGGGATTTATAATTTCCGATTCCGGTGGCTTTCAACTGCTTTCCATGATTTACAAAAACAAGTCACTAGGGACTATTTCCGATAACGGCGTTGTTTTTCACCAAAGCTCTTCCGGTCAAAAAAAGAAATACGAATTTACTCCCGAAAAGTCGATTCAAGTTCAGTTTGCGATTGGAGCCGACATCATGATTTGCCTCGATGATTGCCCATCGGCCAAAGCCAAACCGGACGAAGTAAAATTAAGTGTTGATCGGACTTTAGCCTGGGCGAGGCGCTGTAAAGATGAATTTGAGCGTCAACTTGAGTTGCATCATTTCACTGCCGATAAACGTCCACTGCTTTTTGGGGTCGTCCAAGGAGCGCACGACAAGAAAGAACGAGAGCGGTGTGCCGAGGGTCTAATCGAAATTGGCTTTGATGGCTATGGCTTTGGCGGCTGGCCGCTGGATGAGCTGCACGAGGTCAACTTCGAAATTTTAGAGTTTACAGCATCGTTAATGCCGGACGATAAGCCCAAATACGCTCTGGGACTCGGGAGTCCTTCCGACATCGCACGCCTTGTTGGTTTCGGCTATCAAATTTTTGACTGCGTATTGCCTACTCGCGATGCTCGTCACGAAAGGCTTTATGTCTTTAAAACAGATCCCGCCGGTCAAAATTTATTAGAAAATCCTGATTGTACTAAGTACGTCCAAATTGGGCGGGAGGAGTATTTTAGGGATAGACAACCGATTAGTGAATTTTGTGATTGTGTGGCTTGCCAGAACTATTCTAAGTCTTATATCCAACATTTATTTAGGTTAGAAGAGTTTACTGCTGGAAGACTGGCAACGATTCACAATTTACGAACGTACACTAAACTCATCGAGAACTTGAGGCGGGTTGTTTAG
- the rsmG gene encoding 16S rRNA (guanine(527)-N(7))-methyltransferase RsmG, translated as MLNKLTTSQQDKFFTYKQLLIAWNQKFNLTAVTDPAEIDRKHFEDSLSFATAIKECGLNINQPLKILDIGSGAGFPGIPLNIVYPYLKVTLVESVGKKCLFLNEIVKRLNLVNVDVVNARSEDLVKDERYWGTFDIATARAVAPLERLVSPNLFLLNKNGWLITQKGLSEVEVVDAFTKANPNLNVVTLPQETKIFVMIAKQPASSSR; from the coding sequence ATGCTAAATAAATTAACAACCTCACAACAAGATAAATTTTTTACCTACAAGCAACTATTAATTGCGTGGAATCAGAAGTTTAATTTGACGGCAGTTACGGATCCAGCTGAAATTGACCGCAAACATTTTGAAGATTCGCTTTCATTTGCCACCGCAATTAAAGAGTGCGGTCTAAATATTAACCAACCATTAAAAATTCTAGACATAGGTAGCGGCGCCGGCTTCCCGGGAATTCCTCTAAACATTGTTTACCCTTATTTAAAGGTAACGCTGGTGGAATCGGTTGGTAAAAAATGTTTGTTTCTAAACGAAATAGTTAAAAGGTTAAATTTAGTCAATGTTGATGTGGTTAACGCCAGAAGCGAGGACTTAGTTAAAGATGAAAGATACTGGGGGACGTTCGATATTGCCACTGCCCGCGCTGTAGCCCCTTTGGAGCGCCTTGTAAGCCCAAATCTGTTTTTACTAAACAAAAACGGTTGGCTAATCACCCAAAAAGGCCTGTCCGAAGTAGAGGTCGTCGACGCTTTTACTAAAGCTAATCCGAACCTAAATGTTGTGACGTTACCTCAAGAGACGAAGATATTCGTAATGATTGCTAAACAACCCGCCTCAAGTTCTCGATGA
- a CDS encoding flippase: MASSTNKVVANTFYQIFGRLFSAAETLVATYFLARALGTSGYGDLTIILTFTGIFSVISDFGINVIIVREWSLEALRIKKEFTQLVVFRVVLALFLTVLASVVVLVLSHFSSAYNPLVVKGILVGLLLVTGQSLYYSCTAIFQTTFSYVKSFLASIWGNLGALVLIIVGIVLHVTFLKLVLLLVVGSLLPTAISLFYVRTYFDFTGFKLDLKFWKRIFIASLPTGLGLIINTLYTSADRVMLSLLSTTTAIGLYGLSYKIFENILVIPNFFMNASYPVVVAHRAESADRVSVTVQKLFDALCLAVFPIVTLGVILSVPILNLIGGAKFVVGAPVLVLLFLGLPIYFISPLFRWLIIVEKKEWWLPFIYAGGLISNVLLNLYLIRRFDILGAALANAISELLVLVIIFIVLRRALNLKLRFNYLVIAVLGSLFMAPFVNLFKDWYFVGPIILGGIAYFLAVYLLTRGQVLKSLRQLISK, from the coding sequence GTGGCTTCATCAACGAACAAAGTGGTTGCCAACACTTTCTACCAAATATTCGGGCGACTGTTTTCTGCAGCCGAAACCCTGGTGGCGACTTATTTTTTAGCGCGGGCTTTAGGCACTTCGGGCTACGGCGATCTTACTATTATTCTCACTTTTACCGGAATTTTTAGCGTCATTTCGGACTTTGGAATCAATGTAATCATTGTTCGGGAGTGGTCCCTCGAAGCGCTTCGGATTAAAAAGGAGTTTACCCAATTAGTGGTTTTTAGGGTCGTTCTAGCTTTGTTTTTGACAGTTCTAGCATCCGTTGTTGTTCTCGTGCTTAGTCACTTTTCTTCAGCTTACAATCCGCTGGTCGTTAAAGGGATTTTAGTGGGATTACTTCTCGTCACCGGGCAGTCTCTTTATTACTCCTGCACTGCGATTTTTCAAACCACTTTTTCCTATGTTAAATCTTTTTTAGCCAGTATCTGGGGGAATCTGGGGGCGTTAGTTCTGATCATCGTCGGCATAGTTTTGCACGTCACGTTCTTAAAGTTAGTCTTGCTGCTCGTCGTCGGGTCGTTGCTGCCGACTGCGATCTCGCTCTTTTATGTTAGAACGTATTTCGACTTCACTGGTTTTAAGCTCGACCTTAAATTCTGGAAAAGAATCTTTATCGCGTCGCTACCAACCGGGCTGGGACTAATCATCAACACTTTATATACTTCCGCGGATCGGGTTATGTTGTCGCTCCTGTCGACCACGACGGCGATTGGGTTGTATGGGCTGTCTTATAAAATATTTGAAAATATCCTAGTCATTCCGAACTTTTTTATGAATGCCAGTTACCCGGTTGTCGTCGCTCATCGAGCCGAATCTGCTGACCGGGTCAGCGTTACCGTTCAGAAGCTTTTCGATGCTTTATGCTTGGCGGTTTTTCCAATTGTGACTTTGGGGGTGATTCTCTCGGTTCCGATTCTTAATCTAATTGGAGGAGCAAAGTTCGTGGTCGGGGCGCCGGTCTTAGTCCTACTGTTTTTAGGACTTCCCATTTATTTTATTTCACCACTTTTTAGGTGGCTGATCATCGTCGAGAAGAAAGAGTGGTGGCTGCCATTTATTTACGCTGGTGGTCTTATTAGCAACGTCCTTTTGAATTTATATTTGATTCGACGTTTTGACATCTTAGGCGCCGCTCTGGCGAACGCCATTTCTGAGCTATTAGTACTGGTTATAATTTTTATAGTTCTTAGAAGAGCGTTGAATTTAAAGTTACGTTTCAATTATTTAGTGATTGCGGTTTTGGGATCATTATTTATGGCGCCGTTTGTGAATCTTTTTAAAGATTGGTATTTCGTGGGTCCGATCATACTTGGCGGCATTGCTTACTTTTTAGCCGTCTATCTACTTACGCGTGGTCAGGTTTTAAAAAGTCTGCGTCAACTAATTTCCAAATGA
- a CDS encoding glycosyltransferase family 4 protein: protein MKILFVNPFYKPYLGGIERVIEKLGAEYLKLGYEVAVLTTKYSFPYEYHGNWLGVVREVGVVRDVNIYRLESGPQRAPRFYQAPLVWFSPLEIRKIVNEFMPDIVIFMGDKWFCGNFWVRIFTPKSRHIWSVVWHDLSWKKLWLKAINYVFGKMVDQVVVATNLEKEKVRLAYGIVNSHLKVVPWGVEKTVKLNPKVTKDYLQILCVGRLSHHKGQHWLVNRFIEASPEFKQPVKLWLIGQAEDSTFDEIKELVKGRSDVEAILTASDEELEKFYGESDIFALFPEYESFGLVFLEAQSYGLPVLTHKVGAIGEVLVESAVITEAYDKASATQELVKLVNDREYREEYAKRSQEHFRSSLSWNDVARKFLEI, encoded by the coding sequence ATGAAGATTTTATTTGTTAACCCATTTTACAAACCATATTTAGGGGGGATTGAAAGGGTGATCGAAAAGCTGGGGGCTGAGTATCTAAAGCTTGGATATGAGGTTGCGGTGCTTACTACTAAGTATAGCTTCCCATATGAATACCATGGTAATTGGCTTGGGGTGGTTAGGGAGGTAGGGGTTGTAAGGGATGTAAATATTTATCGGTTGGAATCGGGGCCGCAGCGGGCTCCGAGGTTCTACCAGGCACCTTTGGTTTGGTTCTCACCTCTAGAAATTAGAAAAATCGTTAATGAATTTATGCCGGATATTGTCATCTTCATGGGGGATAAGTGGTTTTGCGGAAACTTTTGGGTTCGAATATTTACTCCGAAATCTCGTCACATTTGGTCGGTGGTGTGGCATGATTTAAGCTGGAAAAAGCTGTGGCTAAAAGCTATTAATTATGTTTTTGGAAAGATGGTTGATCAGGTCGTAGTCGCGACTAATCTTGAGAAAGAGAAAGTTAGGTTGGCTTACGGAATCGTCAACTCACATTTAAAGGTTGTACCTTGGGGTGTTGAGAAGACGGTTAAACTAAATCCAAAAGTTACGAAAGATTATTTGCAAATATTATGTGTTGGTCGCTTATCACATCATAAGGGTCAGCATTGGCTTGTAAATAGATTTATTGAGGCTTCCCCAGAATTTAAGCAGCCGGTCAAACTGTGGTTAATTGGTCAAGCGGAGGATAGCACATTCGATGAGATTAAAGAATTAGTTAAGGGGCGTTCAGACGTCGAAGCTATTTTGACAGCGTCAGACGAAGAACTGGAAAAGTTTTATGGCGAAAGTGATATCTTTGCGTTGTTTCCAGAATACGAATCTTTTGGTTTAGTATTTCTGGAGGCGCAGAGTTACGGTTTACCGGTGTTGACGCATAAAGTGGGGGCAATAGGGGAAGTCTTAGTGGAATCAGCGGTCATCACTGAGGCTTATGATAAAGCTTCGGCGACGCAAGAACTGGTAAAATTGGTTAACGATCGGGAATATCGTGAAGAGTACGCAAAGCGGTCACAAGAGCATTTTAGGTCATCTTTATCATGGAATGATGTGGCTCGTAAGTTTTTAGAAATTTAG